Sequence from the Paralichthys olivaceus isolate ysfri-2021 chromosome 1, ASM2471397v2, whole genome shotgun sequence genome:
agACTATGTGCATTAGTCTTTATACGTCTGAATGGCTGTAAACTTTAACTAACAGGGCTCCGAGGCGACTCTGCCCTTGAGCGGCGTTGACCTCTCTTCATATCAAACACCAATGTCGTGGGATCGGAGAAGACGTGAATGAGAAGCAGCACTTTGGGTTGCGGGGTCCAGTCGTATGCTTGTAGGACCTGGTGCTGAGAAGCTGGTGTAAATACTTGGACCActagcagaaagaaaaacatataaatgtggggtgggggggttgattTTGGTGCTCGACATGAGAAGTTGCAGCAGGTTGATTGGATGAGGGAAGTTTAAGATGTCTTGATTTTATACCTCATCCCCATCCTTTAACTTTGCTTTCTCCACGCTCATCGTCTGTTAATGTGATTTGTGATGAACAAAACTAATTAAGTGAAAACTAGTGTATATGCTGCTTTGTTTATAGTGATATAACTAATCGGAGGTTTAAGATATAAAGGTACTTGTATGTAAAAACGGTTTGACATCATTTCTACGGCTTAGAGACAATAAAGTCATCCtactctttctttgtttttgaacCTCCCAGCCTGCCTTCTGGGACGGGCAGGCAGGCAGACGCTTAAGGCcggggaggggggggcgggGGCAGCTTCCATcactttcagtgtttttgtcacCGATGCTATGCAAAGTTCATTCTTATCTCCAAATGGAAGCCAAAACGTGCATTTGTCCCCCCCGAGCAGATTTCAGCACTGCCGAGAAGTACAGCATGGAAACACGTTTGTTTTCGGGGAATTCGTGGCAAATGTTctttgtccatgtgtgtgtttgtgtgtttgtgtgtgcgcatgtgtgtgtgtgtgtgtgtgacccatagagaatctcctgctgcagtcCCTGTAAGCACAAAGAGACTGACTCTGTTTGTCTGCTCTTCAGCCAGAGGTGCGGACGTCGCCGAAGCATCAGACCAGTCTGTCTGTTTATTACTCACAAACCTGATGAATGTTTAGCCTTCTTTGctatgtacatttttttatatgtaaCATAACTCTGTAAATAGTTGTTTATCCCGCAGCATTTTGATGACTTTTTCTAGACGATTTGTTACGGTACTTGAAAAAGGAAGTATTTTGTGTACAGTCTCTTTACATCAGAGCAGATCGATGCCGTTTGTCATCACTGGTCTGGCCAGGGCTCGGAGAATTGAATCTGATATCACTGTACTAGTCTTAAGTTATTGTGATTCAATAAAATTAATGATTATTTATGATTTAACTTTGTGAAACTGTCTtttataaacacaacacacacacacttcgcCTGCAACTTTACAATTTTATTTGGTGTTTGTACaaaaaattgtgaaataaacatatatacagCACATAATACAACATACTTATTAAACAGATTCATATAAATTATTAACGAAATagctacattttttttcaataaacaaCTCTATTCAAGGTCAAGGCAAAAGTAACACAATATTCTTGGCATAAAATTTCCATAcaaaattgtacaaaatacTGTACAATTGAACAAAGCTGTGCAAAACAGCAAATTGTATCTCAGAAGCGAATCCTGATGAAGCAACAAGCTCGAGTGAAAGTTTTGAACAATGACATttatgggtttgtttgttttttaccaaTCTGATCACAGTCtcatagaaaaacaaaaacacgggTTATATCTCTatatttgctttttctttttctttttttttaaaataaattaagataCTGTTATTTCTTCTTCGTCTGACTCTGAGAAGTCTGAGTGCTTACtggacagagaaggagaggagatgcTGGACCCCGCCgacctcactctctctcttacaaactcctcttcctcctccatctcctcctcttcctcggcGGAGGATTTCTTGCCCACGTCGCTCAGGTCCGGGTGAGGGTTGGCTTTGGTGGGCAGCGTCTGCTCGCGGCAGCCACCGGAGGACAGCAGCTCTCGTTCTTTAGAGTTCCTCCACTTCATCCGCCGGTTCTGGAACCAGATTTTCACCTGTGAACAAGGAGGAAACGGTGAGTGGAAAAGTTCAGGATGGAACGCGTAAATTACGCACGACATATTCACGTGTGCGTTTCTAATGAACTttttttaaggatttttttttttttttttacctgtgagTCTTTTAGGCCCAATTTGGAAGCCAGCTTCTTCCTGTCTGGTTTGCTgatatatttctgtttctggAACATTTTCTCCAGGGCCTTGCGCTGCACGTCGGAGAACACCGCCCTCCTCAGCATTCCTCTCCGGGGTTTTCCTCTGGCGGCGAGGGGCCATGAAAAAGTCCCGGGGATGGGAACAACGGATGAAGATGCTGCAAAAGAAAATCAAGAGGAGAAGTTAGAACTTGTAAGTTTCTTTAAACTTTGTCACATCACAGAAAACCTCAGCTCTGCTCATGGGGAGGAACCTGCAGCCAGAAAAGAACCAACTGGGTGATGGgagatattttacttttttttttttaacctaaacTTTAAACTTCTTCAGATGTTCTGTTTCTAATGATTCCTCTATACTGCCGCACTTTTCAACGTTTAGTGGAAGTTTTCCCTCTTTGCAACTGTGCAATACGTCTCCGTTTTGAGTGAAATGGCACGAGGTGACTAATTAGCACATTGGCCGGTCCCCAACCGCATTGGTATGGTAAAGAGGTAGCATATCCTTTAAGGAACCCTGTGAGGGCGGATAGAGGAGTTAATAAACCGTGAACGGTAATTGTGTAGTAATGAACTAACGCAGAAAAGACTCTGGACAGGCGGCGAAGGCCATATATTATCTCAACAAAAGGAGATTTACACTTTCAAACTAAACACAACTGCATACCAGAATACTGATGCCTGGAGGGGGGAGTGGAGAGTGGAGGGGGAATGgcgcatttttttttcttcatgccctcaaatcattttcattaaatGAACACGAAAAGCTATTCAGGCCGCTGGAGTTGTTTTGTTGAGGCTTTCAGCTGAGCCCATGAAAAGACTCCATCTCTATTATGATTTGTCTGAATGAAAGCACGGACTAGCGACTTTATAGACTTTTCTAAGAGATTATTCTTTATCTCAACTCGTTGATTGGCCCTGCAGGAGAATAGAGGAACGTTTAgggcacagggagagagaggaatggGGGTCAGTGGTAACTTATCCTATGAGCGCTGCAGGACGCACAGAGAAACTTCCCCCAGCTGGGGCGAGTTGGTTTGGAGTTGGGCTTTTAAAAAAACTCGTTTTACTGCAAAGTCCCACCGCGCAGGACATGTCCCCTCTGTGCGTAATGGTGCCTGGAGTCCCTCCTGACTGTAGCTGCCCTGTGGCCGCAGCAGAATCAGGAACAACGACGCGCTATGTGGTCTTGTGAGAATATTGAAAACTCTCAATAGCGCCTAATAGGGAAATTAGTGCATGACTGGTTCACGCCTTTGGCCCGCCTGGTAAAAGTCACTCTCCGGGGTGTGTGGGTGGTTCGCCCGGTGGGAGCTGACCAAATTGGTCACGGTGCTGGGGGCTTTGTTGCCCGCCACAGCGGCCCGGTGGCCCCCCGGGCGCTGTGGGAAAACGTGGGTCGGGAAAATGCCAAAACGCCCCCAATGGGAAACAGGGGGGACTATAACTCGCCACCCCGCCTCAAATTTAGACCGTGACGATTTGGGATAATTGGTTAATTAGGGGGTGGATGGGTGGGTCCGGCCCGGGGCCAGAGCCAGCGCTCCCTCTTAATAAGACAgtgatttcttcttttctggCTGCTTGtccccctctctgcctctaTCTCGGGTAAAATATATGACAGGGGCTGAAAGTGTTTTACATCTAAATGCAATTAGCTCAGACAGAATTCTAAAGGCAGCCTGAAGGAGAAACAGTTGCGCCTACCTGGTAAATAAGGCGTCCTGAATATGGGGTGAAAGGTCCCGTCAAAGCAGGGGAAGGGGAAGGTCTTGGAGTGCAGGCTGTGGATTGTAGGGGGTGAGGAGGCTGTGGAGGAACATCACACATGTTAGAAACCCTCCATGCGTTAGacaacaaacatgaacacacagactcagtgtGGAGGTGGAAACACTGCGTCTACTCACCGCTCTTTGGTGAAGGTGCGAGGATGGCGCTCACTCCAAACTTGAGAAAAGTTGGGTCCTTGCTGTTCGGCAGCGACGTTTTCGGTGAGCAAGATTCACGCGTCACCGCGGTCGTGGCCAAGGCGCGTTCCGCGGGCGCGCAGCTGAAGGACACGGTGGTGGTGGCAGTGGGCAGGGAGGCACTCGCTGAAGGAACAGTCCGGTTAAAGAAGGTGGTGGGTCGGCTTATACGCAGCAGGTCCTCCACTAGGAAGCTGGAGTGGGTCTGGAAGGCGGACGGCAGGGTCTGGTGGAGCGGCAGAGCCGCGGTGGGACGGTACAGCCCCGGGTAGAAAGCAGGAGGCGCGAGGACGCTGGGGATCATCATGGTCCCGGCTTTGAAAAAGTGTGAAATCTGAAATACTCCTCGTGTCAGCTGGGAGAGAATCACTCGTGTGAATGTCTGTAGTTCCTCTGGTTCCCTCACTGTGTGCAGAGGAGTTTTATAGCAGCCTGCCCCCCCTCGGCCCTCCTCTCAGGACTGACAGCCTCACAATGGGGCTCAACAAAGTTCTCCACATGGGTCGCTTTCATGAACTATCCCCCGGCCCGCCGATTGGCCAGAGGACGCAATTTATGATTGCATTAGACTTCATAAGCAAGCAACACACAATGTAGGGACCACAAAAGAGGCTCAGTCATCAATTTTGCATGTTGACCACTttcctttcagtttgttttgtttggcagAAGCAAGCGGCCTAATTAAAGAGCAATCTTTGCAGATTCAGTCATTGCAGGGGACTTTTAATCAGCACTTTGACAAAGATACTTTATTCTCTTCCATTCACAGTCTGCCTCTGTTAGAGGAGACAAAATATAGTCGTTAAAAATGCtaaattattcttttattctgttttgagagttgaaaaaataaacagtgaataCAGGTGAACACAACTGGGCTTGGGACCATCTGATAGCATTAATGGAACAAgtgattatatttattgttaaatCCACATCATCTACATTCGCCGCAGACGCCAGCATCTGAAATGTAAATTAGTTTTAGGGTTTCATAGGATTCTCAACACTCAATCTGGCCCTCGTCATGGAATAATGTCTTAAACGGATTTCTGCTATCAAAACGCTTTAACAGATGTGTTAAATATCACTTTCTTTTTGCGCAGGCTTCATTCAGGGCGCGGAGCCGCGGCGCAGAGCGCACAGGAGAAGTGTGCGGCCTGAGCCGTGCGCTCCTGATCCTGTTAACCATGAACTAACTGTCACCCTCAGCTGCGGAGGAGGCGCCCCTCggcctttctctctttccctctcccgGCTTCAGAAAAAAGCcctgtggaataaaaaaaagctttatttcTAAAGACGGTTTTGTTCTGCTATTTTAACCGGCTGAATAAAAGTGCATctgtgatttgatttaaaacGCATTCATATGAGCGGACACTGAGACCCCATATAAAACTCTTATTAAAGCGACTTGGAGCCTGATCGTCGTGTTCTGTCAGCTTTGCCCCTGAAAACCAGTTAAAGCAAAGCGATCAGGCGAAAAATGCATCGCAGACCCAAagagttaaagaaaaaagaaaaaggaaaaatgaaaaggcCTAATTGTTGCCAGTTTGAAAcccaattaaaataaatccaataaAACAAATTGGAAAAGTTTGAATTAGATTTAAAAGCATACAAGAAAcgcaaaaacagaaatgtttattaataatttgattttattaGTCTATTTTTTATGgttgctttttttaattcaagctTTTCTGCCCTcgacttttttatttatttattgcgGCCTACAAACTTTAGCTGAAACATGTTTATCGTTTTTTTCAACATCCCTTAGTGAAGAAATGTGATGAATCTGCGCgcaattatgttttatttgcgCACAGACTTAATCAAATCATAATTAAATGATTAGACAtatttgatgatatttttaGGGCTCTCACACCAGCCAATAATTTAAACGACTCGGTGATTTAAAGAAGAAATGTTTAGTGTTAATAATAAACAAACTTTAATAGAATTTTAAGTCCAGTTTAAAATATGGTTTTCAGGATGTAATCATCATTAGTGATCAGCTCTATAATGAGAAGTGGTTCAACATCAACACCAGCCACAATCCGATAATTAAAAGGGAACGCCTCCGTGAAATGATCCTTTTGGAGACAGTCGGGGCTTATCAGAGGTGCGTCTGCTTTATTGGCGCACGCAGGACGCACAAACAGGCGTTAACGCAGCGCCCTGGCACCACAGCTACACCTCCAATAAGTAACGAGACCTTCAATGCGTTTTTATGAGCCCGTATTCCTTTACTTGGCTGCCCGAAATCCTCCCTTTGTGCGCGGTAAGCAGATGGTTTGCAGGAAGCATGGGCTGCTCGGGCTGACCGAGACTAATTTCTACGAGCTTTGCAAGCTTGCCACGTCCCCGCTCCTTTAGCACGCCGAGTAAAAACAGCTGGCTGCGGCTGAATTAAAGCCATTAAAAGCACATCTCTGAAATATTAGCACCAGCTCCTCCCATCCTCCCCCCACTGAGGTGCCATCACTGCAGGATCCTGCAGGGATTCAACATCTCAAGTTTAAATGTACATGACATTATAGGATCATTTATAGTTTATACTCATATCACCAGCTCCACCAGGCTGCAAATTATAGACAATTCCACTTTCCACTTGCTTCCAATGCGCAATTTTACGCATTTGTCATTCCAATATTCAATTGAGTATTTATCATATAATATTCATACTTTTTTTATAGTGTGTATGCTCACTTATAGGTTAATACCCCCACAGGGATTATCTACTGATGTTTATCGCTTCTGGAATGGGATTACTCATTAATCACTAGATTATAGGGTTATCATTTCCAGTTTGGACATTACAGGCGAGTATGAtcgaagttgttttttttccggCAGGGCCATTTTACCAAATAGATGAACTTAACCATTGTCTCGGTTCTCTTTCTGCTTCGTTAAGTGAAAGGGGCTGAGTAAATATGTTACCCATGCATGAGAGCCCCTCTATTGGCCGTGCCATTGTGCCGCGGGTCCGACAGGTGGTTAACTGTTTATTATTCCCTCATTATTTATCGGTGACGTGGACGCACCGAGGAGCAGGGAACTCCCCATCCTTTCACTGGGCCCGGGATGAACAGATTGTGCTGACTGGTTGCAGCCTCGTGTATGACACCGGTCACCAGTCCATCCATCTCAGGCCCCGTAGCCTTTTCAGCCCCGCGCATCCAGCCCCAATCATGGGTTTGGTAAATGAGAGCCTTTATTTCAGCTGACACCATCCATCCTGACCGTTTAGCAGACTCCTGCTGCGGCACAGGCGTCACCATAAACAGGCAGTGCATTTTCAGATGAGGTGAAAATATGTCGTGTGTGAGTATTCATAAGTGCAACTCAATAATATTACAGATACAAAACCAACAGCATGACTTTTATACATTTGTGAATATTGTTATTAGAGCGGCTGGAAGAGACGTTTAAAAGTACATTAAGATTATATGGATTCTTCAGACTGAATATTTCAATTTCATGATATAATATTTCACTTTCCTTATTTAATTACTGAATTACAGATTTAGATTTTGCAAACAAAATCTATTAAGCACTGgtcataaactttattattagCACATATTGTTAAAATTGGATTCACTTCATCAAGCTACATTAAAATGCTGCTTGTACATTAATGCATCATTTCTAACAGACTGATTATATGAAACAAAATCATAAATACTAATATCTAGGTTATAGTATTGACCAAAAGCAAAACACTGTAGTTTTGTACTTGAGTAAACTTTCTGAAAACTTCTTTGAGCCTTTAGATGTGACTGTTGAGTGAATCCTCACTCCTGCCATATGAAGTTAACCAAACATCTATTTCAGCTGATTCCGTTTGTGACCATGGCGTCACCTCAGCAGTGGCTCCCACTTGGGGTGTTTTGGCCGCGGCTTCACCTCAACTCACCGGCGGCACCGAAAAGGTCCCTGCGGCATCTGTCGCATGGCGCCGCAACAAGGCCCTGCTCAACACTGAGCGAATTAGCAATGCCACAAGATTCAGAGGAGCGGTGACAAGCATTAAATTGATATTAACTTTGTATTAAACATGGGCCCCTCCCTCTTCCCCAAATGGACTGAAGCCATATCAGTGCACAAAGCGCTCTATATGAACTCTGGCTGCACCTGTTCCCCCTCACTTGGTCATGGGAGTTCAACTTCTTAGTTTCACCCCAGGCTCTTTTTTCATCTGCTTCACCCCACACTGGATCCTTTCAGTTGGGCTTTTGTCATCGTTTTTTGATCTCGTCTTCACCCCCCACGTTCAACTCATCAAATCCCATCATTAAGATCACGCATTTCACATTTCCATTTAACTGTCCGTAACTGTAGCGTGCAAGTTCCACTTTCAACCTATGAAAAGTTTGGGAGCAGAATTGCTCTTTCTTGTCCAGAGCAGGACACTTATCGCTCCCTTTTTGCTGTTCATTTATTAGCAGTTGTCAGTATGGATGTCGAGTGGTGTCCTAATCCTCTTAAAGCGCATGTTGGTACAGTTTGCATATCATTTTCTCATCTTAGAGAAAGGCCACAACCCTCCCTTTTCACAGGGATTCCCTGTCCTCTTTCAGTGCAGCCACAGCCACGAGCATTAGCATAATCTGACAACCAATACCATTGTCCGTGACCTTGTATGCAAAGTTAATTGCTCATTAATACCAGACAAAACAGAGGGGTGCAGAGGAAGCTCAGTAGTCCTCTATAATCCTTGTATTCGAAGGGAGAGGCAGGCAGGTGGAACACGCTGCACTGGCTCATTAAACGTCACCTGAAGATatcagtatttatttaaatctgaATGTTATACTTCTGTTTTTAACCAAAAACATCTGGTGCCTAAAATACACGGAATCAGGTGTCATGTGTAAATTACTGTTGTTTAACCAACCTCTCTAGTTTAAACAATaatctggcacacacacacacacacacacacacacacacacacacacacacacacacacacacacaaagacttgCACACACTCCCTCAAAAGTGTAATTTGTCACAGTGGCTCAGCGTTAATCAATTGCAAATGTATCTCTCTGCAAATTTAATCTCATCTCTACATTAGTTTCACGGATGCGGGGCGATTTGCAAGCAGAGCCCTCACTCTAACCTCCCCCCCAAGCACCTGGCAGTCTTATCGGGTAGCGTCATGTAAACACCCACTGCTCCAACGGGTGCCCCGTCTGAGGACCCAAGCGTCACTGCGCAGCACGGAAAAGAAGGCCGGGCTGTGTGGTTGTCAACACCAGTTTAGCTTAGGAGTCCCATGACGTTAGCGGTGACTCTCCTGGTCCGGGCCGACCTGCAGCACTTGTTTGATATAGATATAGCTGCTAGTATCTGCTTATTGAGGAATGAACAGGCTGTGGACAGAGTTCAGAGGGCCACCACATGCAGCTGCCTAATGCCGTCTTTGTGCTCTGCAGAGTCGTACAGCTGCCGCGGACAAGCTGGAGATGGAtttggataaaaaaaatgtaatataatgcaTGTTTTCAGGATTTGATGATTACGAAACTAGCAACTGCTGCTTGTTTCATTCATGTGCAGTGAAAAACAAGTCCCTTAAAAAGAGCAATTCAGAGTTGAACTCATTAGCTTCCCCTCTTTTCGATAAAAGTTTTTGCACAGGCCACAACTTTCTGTTTGTGGACTGTGGAGTGGAGGTTTGTTGTTTACTGGGAGTGGAGGCttgcagaagtgtgtgtgagggtgtgtgggagggggtggcagaagaagaagaagagagaagaaggtaTGAATGGGGAGAGAAGGGGCTTGGGTGGAGGAGGGGACGCTTGACGGACTTCACTGCCTGTTGGCCCTGCAGCATTGATGCCGTGTTGGCCATATAATCGGATTGCCAGTGGGTGAAAGTGAGCCTGGGTGCTTATGTCAGTTTGCGTCTCGTCAAGCTGAATAATACGCATGGCCAGGGAGTGAAGCGGACGCTTGCCATTGAGGGCTCTCAGTACTTGTGGCTAAGCATTtctaaaagagagaaaaagcctCATTGGATTCATATATAATTCTCACTCAAGCGTTTTGATGCATTTGCATAACAGGAGGAAACCAGTGATCttttcagtgctgctgctgctcctgctgcacaactgtgtgtttgcatgtgccactgtgtgtgcgtgtgtgtgtgtgtgcgcgtggttgtgtttgtgtgtgtgtgtgtgtgcgtgtgtgtgtgtgtgtagcctgaGCCCCACATAAACAAGGCTTGACACGGTTCTTGCACTTGGCCTCTCATGATTAATCGAAGaacaacaaaacatgaacaCTTAGACTCTTTCCACTCATCTACGTTCACGTtgagaagtaaaaaaagaagaagaagaaaaacaaacaaagcgaGGAGCAAGAGTTCcgtgtttgttgttgttatgttgatGTGAATTAAAATGACCACGGAAAACTGTGCTGACCtgtagatttaatttaaaaagagaataaGCAATGGTCTACTGTTGAATTTAGACATGTTCATTTTGTCCCTGTTCCCCATTTCATTTAATCtggaatgaaattaaaacagagttTGGATACAATTCTGACTTTtagttttaattcaattta
This genomic interval carries:
- the dbx1a gene encoding homeobox protein DBX1-A, yielding MMIPSVLAPPAFYPGLYRPTAALPLHQTLPSAFQTHSSFLVEDLLRISRPTTFFNRTVPSASASLPTATTTVSFSCAPAERALATTAVTRESCSPKTSLPNSKDPTFLKFGVSAILAPSPKSASSPPTIHSLHSKTFPFPCFDGTFHPIFRTPYLPASSSVVPIPGTFSWPLAARGKPRRGMLRRAVFSDVQRKALEKMFQKQKYISKPDRKKLASKLGLKDSQVKIWFQNRRMKWRNSKERELLSSGGCREQTLPTKANPHPDLSDVGKKSSAEEEEEMEEEEEFVRERVRSAGSSISSPSLSSKHSDFSESDEEEITVS